GCCGATGCTTTAAAATACGACTTCACTCAGTTGTTCCAAGAAGGTCGTCCACTGCGTGTGGTTGGGAATTTGCCTTATAACATTTCAACACCCTTGCTGTTCCATCTCTTGGAGTTTGGCGACAAAGTGAAAGACATGCATTTCATGTTGCAAAAAGAGGTGGTGGATCGTATTACGGCAACGCCAAATACCAAAGAGTATGGCCGTTTATCGGTGATGATCCAGTATTACTGTAAGCCAACCTTCTTGTTTGAAGTGCCACCAGGTTCATTTAACCCGCCACCAAAAGTAACATCGGCGGTTTTCCGTTTAGAACCCTATGATGTTAAACCAATTGTGGCAAAGAATGAAAAAGCTTTAGCACGTTTAGTGGGTCATGTGTTTACCCAGCGTCGCAAGACTTTGCGCAATAGCTTAAAAGGGATGTTGGTGGAGGATGGCTTTGAAAAAGCAGGTGTTGATCCAATGGCGCGTCCAGAAACCTTAAGTTTGGCAGATTTTGTTGCACTCTCTGATCAGATGGTGGCTTGATGTCTAAACGCTATAACTACGTCATTGGTGATGTGCAAGGCTGTTTCGAAGCATTGAAAGCGTTGCTGAAAGAAATCCGTTTTGATCCAGACCAAGACTTTTTATGGTTTGCTGGTGACTTGGTTGCACGTGGCGAGAACTCGGTTGGTACATTGCGCTTTATTAAAAAGCTGGCTGATCGTGGCGCCGCAGCGACGGTGTTGGGTAACCATGATTTAACTCTGATTGCCTGTGCCCGTGGTTTTAAAAAGGCCAAAGACAAGGATCACACCCAAGAGGTGATTGATGCCATTGATGGGGATGAACTGATTGACTGGTTGCGCAAGCAGCCGTTGAGTCTATCTCCGAATGCACACACCTTAATTACCCATGCGGGTGTGCCATGTATCTGGAATGCCGAGCAAACGGTTGCGCTGGCGCGGGAAGTGCAACAGGTTGTTGCGCATGAAGACTTGTCAGTATTGGATGGTTTTCTTGCACAGATGTATGGTTCGCAGCCTGATCTATGGTCAGATGAACTTACAGGCATGCCGCGTTTACGTTGCATTACCAATTATCTGACCCGAATGCGTTTAACCGATGTAACTGGGCGTTTAGAGTTTGAGTTTAAAGATGCCTTAG
The DNA window shown above is from Acinetobacter colistiniresistens and carries:
- a CDS encoding symmetrical bis(5'-nucleosyl)-tetraphosphatase — encoded protein: MSKRYNYVIGDVQGCFEALKALLKEIRFDPDQDFLWFAGDLVARGENSVGTLRFIKKLADRGAAATVLGNHDLTLIACARGFKKAKDKDHTQEVIDAIDGDELIDWLRKQPLSLSPNAHTLITHAGVPCIWNAEQTVALAREVQQVVAHEDLSVLDGFLAQMYGSQPDLWSDELTGMPRLRCITNYLTRMRLTDVTGRLEFEFKDALDAPMPAGFQPWFEFESHAAQSHQLIFGHWAALQGKTISAQIQNVDGGCVWGQQLMAFRLEDQQLFAVDNPLA
- the rsmA gene encoding 16S rRNA (adenine(1518)-N(6)/adenine(1519)-N(6))-dimethyltransferase RsmA, with product MYQINALNPKDEGHQARKRFGQNFLHDQRVIAKIVRSVNPRAGENIVEIGPGLAALTSPLIGECDALTVVELDRDLAAGLPGRVPHPERLTIVEADALKYDFTQLFQEGRPLRVVGNLPYNISTPLLFHLLEFGDKVKDMHFMLQKEVVDRITATPNTKEYGRLSVMIQYYCKPTFLFEVPPGSFNPPPKVTSAVFRLEPYDVKPIVAKNEKALARLVGHVFTQRRKTLRNSLKGMLVEDGFEKAGVDPMARPETLSLADFVALSDQMVA